In Flammeovirgaceae bacterium, the sequence CCAGCCATCGGCATTACCGGCATACGTGGCCTGATAAGCACCCGGTGTAATCGGAAAATTGGCACTGGTTGTGCCTCCGCCTGTATAAATATTACCAAGACTATCGAACTTAATTGTATAGGCAGCATCGTGCCCATTGCCCCCGATAAAGGTTGACCACTCAATCTGCGTAAGTGCAGAATTAAGTTTTACAAGCACGGCATCGGTACCACCGCCATTGTAAACTGGCGAAAAGCCATTTACAATAGGAAAGTTTGCTGATGAAGTAACCGAACTGATATACACATTACCCTGGCCATCCGTAATGATATCGCCCCGCATTTCATCGCCATAGTTGCGGGTCAACGGCCCGGATGGCCAGGTATTTAGTCCGTCATTTAACGACCCCCCCAAATATGTACATGCTTTTAGCTGATCACCAGCCGGACTGATCCTTGCCACAAACATGTCCGATCCGTTTGGATACTGTTCAATAACATCGGAGAAAACGAAAAATCCGCCATTAAATGACGGGCTCACTACCCCGGCAGTAACAGGAAAATTCAGTGAACTGGTGGTGCCAAACATCAGCAAATCGCCATTACTATCCATTACCATGCTGTGTGGCGTTTCATTGCTTGAACCGCCCAGATAACTGGCATACAACAACTGGCTGCCGGTGGAGTCGTACTTCAGTAGCGCCACATCATAACCACCGGCATAAAAAGTTTGAAATGCGCCCGGTGTGGCCGGAAAGGTTCCGCCTAGAGCCCCCCGCATGATACCTGAAGAATAGAGGGTTCCGTTTTCTCCGGGTGTGGCTGTACTTCCCCAATTATCGGCCGTGCTACCCGAAAAGGTAGAGAAGATTAGCAGCGGATCGATAACCAGTTCGTAACAGGAGTCATAACCATTTGGAAACTCGAACCAGAGTACGTCTTCGGTAAGGCGGTACCGGCTGGTCACTTCAACTTTTTTATTATTAATCAACTGATAGGTATAGGGCTTTTTTTCAATTACGGTACCCACTGAAGTTTTTATAACGAGGTTTCCGCTTTCGAGTGCAAGCGCATCGGCACCGCAATACTGAAGCAAAAGCCGGGATGGGTCGGCTCCGGGTGTAACAATAAAATCATATTTGAGATGCTGGCCAACCGATGAGATTTTCAGATCGATTCCCTCATAAATGCCCGGATAGAGAACACCGTTATATGCAGCCGCACGCGGAGCCCATGTTGCCTGACTGTTACCGAGAAAAAAATTGTAATACGTCTTTACTGTACCAAAGGGCTCCGGCCTCACCGATTCATCGGCACCGATGAAATTAATCTGAACACTATGCCCGTTTACGGGACGGTTTTCTGAAATGTGTTTGCCATTTGATTCACTTATTGCCGTTGGCTGTTCATCAACATGATGATGAGTAGCCTGTTCCTCAAGCAGGGTTATAGTAAATTGATCAGGTTTTATAAATACGCGCCCTCCCGGAACGCTGGCAGCAAAATGTACATCGGCAGGCCACTGGTTTTTATTCTCAATAAACCGTAAGCCGGGTTGTGCACCGGCCAGTTGGCTGAAAGAAGCCAACATGCAGATTAAAATCAGGCAACCTATACCTCGCTTCAACATCAGTAACCAAGATAATGATTTTCACCGACCGGTCAGCCCTCTTTGCGCAGTACCTGCAACGGGGGTGTGGCAATCACTTCGCGGGAGTTCCACCAGCCGATGAGCATGGTAAGAAATACTACTCCCGCAATGGTTGTAACCAACTCCGGCCAGCTGAAAGCAAAGGTAATTTTAAAGAAGAAGGTTGTAAGCAGGTACCCACCGCCCAGCGACAGAATCATACCTGTTAAGGCCGAGAATAATCCTACATATCCATATTCTATTAACGTTATCAGGTTTATTTGCCCGGTACGGGCACCCAGCGTGCGCAGTAACACATTTTCTCTTATCCGGATAAACTTGCTGTTAGTGACTGATCCGGCCAATACAACCAGTCCGGTAATGATGCTGAACAACGCCATAAAACGAATTACTGCGCCCAGTTTATCAAACAATTCATTGACGGTACTCAAAATCAACCGAAGATCAATTAGTGATATATTGGGGTACTCATTCACCAACCGCTGCTGAAACTGATTGGCCCGTTGCTGGTCGGTAATGCGTGTGGAGGTAACAAAAACCTGCGGAGCCTCCTCCAGTACTCCTGCCGGAAAGACAAATATGAAGTTCGGAGGATCTTTAGGCCAGTCAACCTTGCGGATGCCGCTGATGCGCACTTTAACCGGCACACCCTGCACATCAAACACCAGCGAATCGCCCACGGCTACTTCGAGGTTCTCGTGCATACCCTCCGAAATAGTTACCCACACCGAGTCACGACCGGAAGTTTTGCGCTGCAACTCGCCTTTAATCAATTCTTCGGAATGATGCAGGCTGTCGCGATAGGTTACACGGTACTCACGTGTTAGCGCCCAGTTGGGTATGCCATCGGTGGTGTCGCGTTGCAACAGATCAATTGGTTTCCCTTTTACCTCGGCCAGGCGGCATGTAACAATCGGCACCACCTGGTTTACCGGAAGGTCATTGGCTTTTATCAGCGCAATAACACCCTCTTTTTGCGAAGGCTGGATATCAAACAGTATGGTATTCGATTGATTTTCACGACCACTGAATTCAACCTGGCTGAGTAAACTCTTTTCAATAATATTGAGTGTAGCCACTAAAAATGCACCGAGACCGATGGTTACCATCAGCACACGACTCTGGTTATTTGGCCTGAACAGGTTGGCAAGTGCATGCCGCCAAACAAAGGAAGCCCGGACCGGAAAAAACTTTTGCACGGCCCGCAACAAAAGCAATGCTACCAATGCCAGCATACCCAGTGCCACCAGAAAACCAGTAACAAAAAAGAAACCCGTTACCGTTTCACCGGTTTGCCAAACTGCAAACGCAACCGGGAACAATACTACACCGGCAAGCGCTGCAACTTTTGCTTTTGAAAAAATTTTTCCGGCCTCAAACTCCCCCCGGAGTACCGTAAGCGGAGGCACAAACCGGATCGACAGTAGCGGCAACATTGAAAACAACGTGCCCATAAGCGTACCCAGCAACATACCTTTTATAACCGATAGCCACGAAACTGATAAATTAATCTCCACCGGCACCAGGTTACCAAAGAGGATTGGAAGTAGTTGGTGAATACCAATACCGAGCAATGAACCAACAAAACTGCCAAGTATGCTTAGAAAAAATATCTGAATAAAGAAAATATTAAAGGCTTGCCAGCCTGAGGAACCAACACAGCGGAGCACAGCTACCTCGGCTCTTTTTTCGCGTGAATACAGGTGCACCGAGCTGGCAATACCAATGCAGCCCAGAATAAGCGCTATAAATGCCAGTAACGAAAAAAAACGATATACCGATTGAAACGCTTCGCCCAACTCGCGCTTGCGTTCCTCCACATCATCAAATCCATGGCCGTATTTGCGCGCCAGTGGTTTAAGTTTACCGGCCAATTCAACTGCCTGTGCATCACTGGCGGTTTTTATGTATTTTCGGTAGTTAACCCTACTGCCATACTGCACCAGCCGGGTTGAATCCAAATCGGCCCATGCGATATATACCGAGGGGGTGAAGGTTGCTAATATCCCTCCCCCACCCGGAATCTTGGTTACCACACCGGCCACCGGAAATCTATAGTTCCCAATCTTAATCGTGTCGCCTGAACTCACTTCATACTGGCTGGCTAAGGTTTCATCAAGCAAAGCATGTCCTCCGGTCTTCATCTTTTCGTAAGCATCAGCAGGCAGTGTCTCTATCTTTCCGTAAAAAGGAAATGCACCGCGCAGAGCAACCAACCTGATTAATCTTGAGTTTCCTGAATTGACAAACAGCACCATCGATGCCATATCGGCTTCATCGGCCTGTGGATGAGGAATGGAATCAAACAGGCTTATCAATTCCGGTTCAAATGGCCTGCTGGCATTTACCAGCATATCCGCACCCAGTAATTCTTTGGCATTGCGGTCGATGTCTTTCTGCAGCCCGTTGTTCAGCGAATCGAGCGCCACCATGGCCATGATACCGGCCACCAGCGATGCCATGAATAGAGCCAACCGTGAACCATTATGGCGCGCATCGCGCAAGGCCATGCGCCAAACCCAGCCGTCTCCAAAAATGTTTTTTGATTTCCGTTTTAACCGGATGGTGTATTCAATCATGATTCTACAATTGAAACAGCGGATGAATCTTCAATCAATTCACCACCGCGCATACGCAGGATGCGGTTGGTTTTTTGAGCCAGCTCCAGGTTGTGCGTTACCAATACCAGTGTAGTACCTTCCTCCTGGTTTAGTTTAAACAACAACTCGGTAAGATGCCTGGCATTTTCATCATCTAAATTACCGGTAGGCTCGTCAGCAAACAGAATTTTAGGGTTTGTGATAAACGCCCGCGCCATGGCTACCCGCTGCTGCTCACCACCTGATAGTTGTGACGGGTAATGATGGAGCCGATCAGCCAATCCTACGCGTTTCAGTAATTCAACCGCCCTTGCGGCTACATTTTTTTCACCACGCAATTCCAGCGGAACCATCACATTTTCAAGTGCTGTTAAGGTTTGTAATAGTTGAAAATTCTGAAATACAAAGCCCAGGAACTGATTGCGGATGTAAGCCCGATCGTCTTCGGTCATGGAATTAAGTTTAAAGCCCATTAGTGTTATCGTACCACTGGTGGGTACATCCAGGCCCGCACACAGCCCAAGCAAGGTGGTTTTGCCGCTTCCGGATGGGCCGATAATGGCCAGTGTATCACCTTGCCTCACAGCGAAACTTACGTTGTTGAGTACTGTTAGCGGGGCGCTACCTGATAAATAGGTTTTTGTTAGGTTATCGGCCTGAAGAACGGGTTGTGTCATGGTTTTTTGCTTGTCGTATTCAGTAATAAAAGTGTAATGTCTTAAAATTGTTTCAATCTTGGGGCTTAAGTTTGATTTATGGTATTAAAATCCGTGTTGTTTATTGTTGGACTGATGCTGTTGCAGGATACAATCCCGAAACGGACCATCCTTTTTTTTGGCGACAGCCTGACGGCCGGCTATGGGCTTTCGCCCGAAGAGGCGTTTCCGGCCCTGGTAGAGAAGCAACTCAATGCGAAAGGCAAGCCCTGCCGGGTGATTAATGCCGGGTTGAGCGGTGAAACTTCGGCAGGCGGGCTTACCCGGATTGACTGGATGCTGCGGCAACCCGTTGACATTTTTATTTTGGAGTTAGGCGCTAATGACGGCCTTCGCGGCCTGCCGCTTGAGCAAACACGCGCCAACCTGCAGGCTATTATTAACAAAGTGAAAGCAAAATTCCCGAAAACAAAAATTGTCGTTGCAGGTATGCTGGTTCCACCCAACATGGGGCCTGAATATTCAGCAGGTTTTAAAGCACTGTTTCCGGATTTAGCCAAAAAAAACAATGCGGTGCTTATCCCCTTTCTGCTTGAAGGTGTTGCGGGTAACGAAAAACTCAATCTGCCAGACGGCATTCACCCTAATATTGAAGGGCATAAAATTGTAGCCGCCAACCTGGTAAAAATTATCGAGCCACTGCTCTGAAGATCAGCGCAGGCATTCATGGAGGAATACAAGAATATCCTCAGCAACCTTATCATCGTCTTTACCGAGTTCTTTGTTTATCGATAAGTTACTTTTCTTACTGTAATTCATCACTTTGTTTTTGATGCCGGCTTCGGTTAGTTTTTTGGCGAGTAACACAGCATCCTTTTCGGTTGGACTTTTTGTACCGGCATAAATAATTAAATGGGGTGGCGCCATGCCACCGGCTTTAACATAGCTCACCGGGCTGGCATCGGCCCAGTTATCGGGCGAATCGCCAAACGTATCAATACACCACTCGCGTACTTTACTAACAGCATCGGGCATGGTAGATACCATGTCGAACCCAACACCATCTAACAACACCACACCTTTAATAAAATTCAACGAACCGCCAGCTTCCTTTAACAGGTGCTCGTTAAGCGAGACCAGTGCCGCCAGGTGGGCGCCTGATGCATAGCCCATTAAAAAAATCTTTGACGGATCTCCGCTGTAATGAACCAGGTTGTTATAAACCCATACAACTGCATCGGCAACATCCTGCACATGTACCGGAAATTTTGCATCAGGCGAAAGCCGGTGGTTAATGGAAATAAAAACGTATCCGCGAGAAGTAAAATATTCCGGCTTATTATCCACATCAGTTTTATCACCGAATGTCCATACACCGCCATGAATCCAGATGATTACGGGAGAATTGCTGCCCTTACGGGGCATATAAATATCAAGGGAATTAAACCGTGCGTCTTTAGCCTTTTGAGAATATCTAACGTCTGAAACCTTGAAATAAGACGTTTCGCCTTTTTTTTGCGCCTGTACCTGGTTTAGAAAGATGCCAGAAAAGCAGAATAACGCTAGCAGGAGAGCCTTTAACCGTGGCATTATACTTAAGAATGCGAACTTCATAAACGCTAAATATGCCGTTTTAATACTAAAAACACAATTCAGGCAATTATCAAACCAGCATTAACGAGTTGTGACAGAGGCACCATCAGCCAAAGACACCCGGTACGTCATTAAGGTTTTTCCTGTTTCCAGGCGATAAGCGGAGGATGCGCTGTCAATAACGGATTGAACCTGATCGGAGTTTATCAGATTGATGGTGCAACCGCCAAAACCTCCGCCCATCATGCGGGCGCCAAGTACTCCGGGCATATTCTTCGTATGCTTAACCAGAAAATCCAGTTCCGGGCAACTTACTTCGTAGAGGTTGGATAGACCGCTATGTGTTTGGAACATTTTTTTACCAAACGCCAGTATATCCCTGTTCATCAGATCATCACAGGCGGCCAGCAGGCGCTCATTTTCCTCCACCACATACCGGCAACGATTATAGATAACTGAGTTGGTTGGAATACACTCATCAACCATTACAGCAGTTGCATCGCGTAAGCTGCTTACCTGTGGGTATTTTTTTGCAATCACCGAAACTCCCTCAGCGCATTCTTGTCTGCGTGTATTATATTCCGATGATGCCAGTGCGTGCTTCACTCCCGTGTCCAATAAAACTACTTCTACACCCGTAAATTGAAATGGCAGGTACTGGTGTTCTAACGAACGGCAATCCAATTTCACCACATGATCTTTTCTGCCAAACAAACTGGCAAACTGGTCCATAATTCCACACATGGTTCCGGCAAATTCGTGTTCGGCACGTTGGGCGATGCGGGCCAATTGCAG encodes:
- a CDS encoding alpha/beta hydrolase, with amino-acid sequence MPRKGSNSPVIIWIHGGVWTFGDKTDVDNKPEYFTSRGYVFISINHRLSPDAKFPVHVQDVADAVVWVYNNLVHYSGDPSKIFLMGYASGAHLAALVSLNEHLLKEAGGSLNFIKGVVLLDGVGFDMVSTMPDAVSKVREWCIDTFGDSPDNWADASPVSYVKAGGMAPPHLIIYAGTKSPTEKDAVLLAKKLTEAGIKNKVMNYSKKSNLSINKELGKDDDKVAEDILVFLHECLR
- a CDS encoding ABC transporter permease, giving the protein MIEYTIRLKRKSKNIFGDGWVWRMALRDARHNGSRLALFMASLVAGIMAMVALDSLNNGLQKDIDRNAKELLGADMLVNASRPFEPELISLFDSIPHPQADEADMASMVLFVNSGNSRLIRLVALRGAFPFYGKIETLPADAYEKMKTGGHALLDETLASQYEVSSGDTIKIGNYRFPVAGVVTKIPGGGGILATFTPSVYIAWADLDSTRLVQYGSRVNYRKYIKTASDAQAVELAGKLKPLARKYGHGFDDVEERKRELGEAFQSVYRFFSLLAFIALILGCIGIASSVHLYSREKRAEVAVLRCVGSSGWQAFNIFFIQIFFLSILGSFVGSLLGIGIHQLLPILFGNLVPVEINLSVSWLSVIKGMLLGTLMGTLFSMLPLLSIRFVPPLTVLRGEFEAGKIFSKAKVAALAGVVLFPVAFAVWQTGETVTGFFFVTGFLVALGMLALVALLLLRAVQKFFPVRASFVWRHALANLFRPNNQSRVLMVTIGLGAFLVATLNIIEKSLLSQVEFSGRENQSNTILFDIQPSQKEGVIALIKANDLPVNQVVPIVTCRLAEVKGKPIDLLQRDTTDGIPNWALTREYRVTYRDSLHHSEELIKGELQRKTSGRDSVWVTISEGMHENLEVAVGDSLVFDVQGVPVKVRISGIRKVDWPKDPPNFIFVFPAGVLEEAPQVFVTSTRITDQQRANQFQQRLVNEYPNISLIDLRLILSTVNELFDKLGAVIRFMALFSIITGLVVLAGSVTNSKFIRIRENVLLRTLGARTGQINLITLIEYGYVGLFSALTGMILSLGGGYLLTTFFFKITFAFSWPELVTTIAGVVFLTMLIGWWNSREVIATPPLQVLRKEG
- the galK gene encoding galactokinase produces the protein MITTRLHQQFADIFSSSPLVVRAPGRINLLGEHTDYNEGFVLPAAINFTAHVAIARRNDNRVVLYSAEFHETYETDLPSLHPVKNWPDYVTGVVAQLLKNDFRLSGFNLILTSNIPIGAGLSSSAAVECAVGYALNKLFDLKIETLQLARIAQRAEHEFAGTMCGIMDQFASLFGRKDHVVKLDCRSLEHQYLPFQFTGVEVVLLDTGVKHALASSEYNTRRQECAEGVSVIAKKYPQVSSLRDATAVMVDECIPTNSVIYNRCRYVVEENERLLAACDDLMNRDILAFGKKMFQTHSGLSNLYEVSCPELDFLVKHTKNMPGVLGARMMGGGFGGCTINLINSDQVQSVIDSASSAYRLETGKTLMTYRVSLADGASVTTR
- a CDS encoding ABC transporter ATP-binding protein; translated protein: MTQPVLQADNLTKTYLSGSAPLTVLNNVSFAVRQGDTLAIIGPSGSGKTTLLGLCAGLDVPTSGTITLMGFKLNSMTEDDRAYIRNQFLGFVFQNFQLLQTLTALENVMVPLELRGEKNVAARAVELLKRVGLADRLHHYPSQLSGGEQQRVAMARAFITNPKILFADEPTGNLDDENARHLTELLFKLNQEEGTTLVLVTHNLELAQKTNRILRMRGGELIEDSSAVSIVES
- a CDS encoding arylesterase; translated protein: MVLKSVLFIVGLMLLQDTIPKRTILFFGDSLTAGYGLSPEEAFPALVEKQLNAKGKPCRVINAGLSGETSAGGLTRIDWMLRQPVDIFILELGANDGLRGLPLEQTRANLQAIINKVKAKFPKTKIVVAGMLVPPNMGPEYSAGFKALFPDLAKKNNAVLIPFLLEGVAGNEKLNLPDGIHPNIEGHKIVAANLVKIIEPLL